A stretch of the Aricia agestis chromosome 15, ilAriAges1.1, whole genome shotgun sequence genome encodes the following:
- the LOC121734321 gene encoding uncharacterized protein LOC121734321 has protein sequence MWSIAMLILSQIVSCQVTTDNPTSSSTADTVTPYYALSTPLSPSPVMLKLGNSTIDSTKSFKVPQPTRDPDGTNTYPPTEVLNMVPHVVNVKNTYFDHDRRYGPTFEDTPVGNITKITVQLGEDAHLNCRISLLQDKTVSWVRRRGRDEMPELLTVGAVTYAADNRVSVGKRYPGNWRLLIREVKPDDEGVYECQISTHPPRVSRTYLHINTPQVWVVDEAGGPLLEKYYEAESTLALVCRARHVDTPAVLTWLHEGRALNSDTSRGGISVKTEQVPGGADSVLRLARVNGSDAGNYTCAVRGARPHTVSVHVLNESLAELHAGGTPLSPRADTILIMIAPLSTVIIALARMLAYILPT, from the exons ATAATCCAACATCATCATCAACGGCGGACACAGTGACGCCCTACTACGCACTCAGCACTCCCCTTTCTCCGTCGCCTGTGATGCTCAAACTTGGCAACTCCACCATAGATAGTACCAAATCATTCAAAGTACCACAGCCCACCAGGGACCCAGATGGTACCAATACTTACCCACCCACGGAGGTACTGAATATGGTACCCCATGTCGTCAATGTAAAGAATACGTACTTTGACCACGATAGGCGATATGGACCGACGTTTGAAGATACCCCTGTTGGGAATATCACTAAGATTACTGTACAGTTAGGGGAAGATGCGCATTTGAATTGTCGGATCAGTCTCCTTCAGGATAAGACG GTATCTTGGGTACGTCGTAGAGGTAGAGATGAGATGCCAGAACTCCTCACTGTTGGAGCTGTGACTTATGCTGCTGACAACAGAGTGTCAGTCGGCAAGAGATACCCTGGGAATTGGAGGCTGCTCATCCGAGAAGTGAAGCCTGATGATGAGGGGGTATACGAATGTCAAATATCAACACATCCGCCTAGAGTTAGCAGAACCTATTTACATATTAATA CTCCCCAAGTGTGGGTAGTCGACGAGGCTGGTGGTCCTCTACTAGAAAAGTACTATGAGGCTGAGTCAACCCTGGCGCTGGTGTGCCGAGCGCGGCATGTGGATACACCTGCTGTGCTCACCTGGCTTCACGAGGGACGGGCACTGAATTCTGACACTTCGAGGGGTGGAATCAG CGTGAAGACCGAGCAAGTCCCAGGGGGTGCGGACAGCGTGCTACGTCTCGCTCGCGTCAACGGCAGCGACGCCGGCAACTATACCTGTGCAGTGCGGGGCGCAAGACCGCACACTGTATCCGTGCATGTACTCAATG AAAGCCTCGCGGAGTTGCACGCGGGCGGCACCCCCCTCTCGCCCCGCGCTGACACCATCCTCATCATGATCGCGCCGCTCTCCACTGTGATCATCGCCCTGGCGCGCATGCTGGCGTACATTTTGCCGACGTGA